The Myroides fluvii region TCTTCATTGGAGATTGGTTTAGCAACGTCAATTGTACCTAAATGAAACAAGTAGTTTCCCTTGTTATCTACACCATTTACCACTACTTGTTCGTAGTTATTAACTAGGAGTAAATACAGGTATTTCCCGCCAGGAAAACCTAGCTTAAACGATCCGTCTGCCTCCGTATAAATTGAATTTACTACGTGATAATCTCTTGGATACACCCGCCTTAAATCTACTATCTCTTTTCCCTCTACCCAATCAACACTCACAATATTCACTTCAGCATTTGCAAGAGGTTTGTTATCGTTGACTATAATCCCTGTGACTACATATCGCTCCTTTCCATCATAGTAACGTTCATCTACACAGGACAGTAGAACGCAAACGAATAAAAAACACAAGACGAATATCCTCATAGAGCTTTAACTTAAATTTAAGACAATATAATAATAAAAAAGGAAATACAGACCTGTATTTCCTTTTTCACACCCCTATAATATAGTTTATTTCATAAATTGACTCACATCCACTTGTAATCCTTTGGCAATTCGCATTCCCAAATCTGCATCGGCTCTAAACCAATGGCACAATTGACGGAAGATAATTTCTTCGCGTTTTGGTCCATCGATACCGCTCATTGCGCCTACAATATTACTTACGGTATTCGCTTTTGCTTCTTCAGTCATAATGCGGTATAAATTACCTGGTTGCGTAAAGTGATCATCTTCTCCTACTCCATTTCGATCATAGTGATCTGCAACAACGTGTTCTCCTAAGTCTAAAGCTGGTTCTTTGTAACTTTGATCCACCACGATGTTGTCAAAACTGTTTGGATAATAGTTTGGTTCACTTCCTCCATTTCCGTCGATGCGCATGGCTCCATCACGTTGGTAGTTATTCGTTGCAAACGGGCAGCGGTTTACTGGAATTTGCTCGTAGTTAGCGCCTAAGCGGTAGCGTTGTGCATCGGGATAAGATAAAATACGTCCTTGCAACATACGATCTGGAGAAAATCCAATTCCATCAACGATATGTGTAGGTGCAAAAGCTGCTTGTTCAACGTCTTGGAAGTAATTCTGCGGGTTTTCATTCAACTCCAACACTCCTACATCAACTAATGGATAATCTTTGTGTGGCCATACTTTAGTTACATCAAATGGATTTACTTTTGCTACACGACTCTCCGCTTCCGTCATCACTTGAATTTTCAAATTCCACTTTGGAAATGCTCCTTTTTCAATATGCTCAAACAAATCGCGTTGTGCATAATCCATATCTGCTGTACGCATTTGATCTGCTTCTGGTCCTGTTAGATTTTTAATTCCTTGGGCTGTTTTGAAGTGGAATTTCACATATACGCGCTCATTTTCTGCATTAATCATCGAGAAGGTATGACTTCCATATCCATTCATATGTCTATAACCATAAGGAGTTCCTCTGTCAGACATTAAAATCAACACTTGGTGTAAACTCTCCGGGTTCAACGACCAGAAATCCCACATCATCGTTGCAGATTTTAAGTTGGTCTGCGGATGGCGTTTTTGCGTATGAATAAAGTCGCTAAACTTCTTCGCATCCTTAATAAAGAAAACAGGCGTGTTGTTTCCTACTACATCCCAGTTTCCATCTTCTGTATAAAATCGAAGAGCAAATCCACGTGGATCGCGCTCTGAATCTGCCGATCCCTTTTCTCCCCCTACGGTTGAGAAACGCAAGAATACTTTCGTTTGTTTCCCTACTTCACTAAAAAGTTTAGCCTTCGTATAAGGAGTAATATCATTCGTAACGGTAAACGTTCCATAAGCTCCTGAACCTTTTGCGTGTACCACGCGCTCTGGAATGCGCTCACGATTAAAATGCGCCATTTTCTCATGCAAGATGTAATCTTGTAACAATACAGGTCCTCTTTCTCCTGCTGTCATCGAATTTTCATGTTCTACGTAAGGTCTTCCCGAAGCGGTTGTCAATTTTTTGTTTTCCATAGTCTTGTACTTTATTTCGTTCATTTGTATTTCAAATATACTAATTATCAAATCCTTACCCTAGGTCTTATGATATCTATCTATTATGAAAGAATAAATAAAATCTATTATAAAATAAAAAACGATAATTAAAAACGATAGTTAGGGAGTGAGGTGTTGTTTAGTGTTTGGTGTTCGTTGAATCAACTGTCAACAAACAACAAACAAAAAAAGCATCTTTATAAAAATAAAGATGCTTTTTGTATTATATATTGTTCTTTAGTTATTTGGAAAAATCCTCAAAACTTTAGAACAGTTTTCTCTAATATCTGCCACCATTTCTGGGTGTTCATTCAATTTAAGTCCATAAGAAGGAATCATCTCTTTGAATTTACTTTTCCATTCTGGTGAATTGAATTCAGTAGGGAAGCAATTGGCTAGTAATTTCAACATAATAGCGGTTGCTGTTGAGGCTCCTGGAGAAGCGCCCAATAAAGCGGCAATAGAACCATCAGCGGCATTCACTACTTCAGTTCCGAATTGTAAAATTCCCTTTCCGTCTTTATCTCTTTTGATTACCTGTACACGTTGTCCGGCGTGTTCTACTTTCCAATCTTCCTCTTGTGCATCAGGGAAGTATTCTCTCAGCGCTTCATATCTTGATTTATCCGATTGTAACACTTGTCCGATTAAGTATTTTGTCAAATCGAGGTTGCGCATTCCCGCTCCTAGCATCGGGCCGATATTATTTAGCTCTAGTGATTTAAATAAATCTAGATTGGATCCTCTTTTCAAAAATTTTGTTGAGAAACCTGCATAAGGGCCAAACAACAGTGAGTGTTTGCCATCGATAAAGCGTGTATCTAAGTGGGGCACAGACATAGGAGGTGCACCTACTGATGCTTTTCCATACACTTTAGCCATGTGTTTTTGCACAATCTTCGGATTGCTACACACCAGCCATTCTCCACCAACTGGGAAACCACCATATCCTTTACTTTCAGGAATATCTGCTTTTTGCAACAATAAGATTGCTCCACCACCCGCACCTACGAATACGAATTTTGCTTTTACTTTTCGCTGTTCTCCTGTTTTCTCATCTTTTGCAGTAATGCTCCATTTGTCGCCTTTTCGCTTGATGTCTGTCACTTGATTATTGAAGTGCACATTTACGCCATCTTCCGTTGTCAAGTGATCAAAAATCTCTCTTGTTAATTCTCCAAAGTTCACATCTGTTCCGATTGGCATATACGTAGCGGCATATACATCGTCTAGTTTTCTTTCTTCCATTAACAAAGGCGCCCACGTTTTAATTTGGTCCTCTTCTTTGGAAAACTCCATTCCGTGAAACAAGGGATACTTTTGAAGCTCGTTATATCTTTTCTCTAAGAAACTTACGTTATCTTTTCCCCATACGAAACTCATATGCGGTACCGAATTGATAAATTTACGAGGGTCTTTTAATACATTCTTTTTTACCAAGTATGACCAGAACTGCCTTGACACTTCAAATTGCTCAACAATGCTAATTGCTTTTGTTGCATCAATGCTACCATCAGCTTTTTCTGGTGTATAGTTTAATTCACAAAATGCAGAGTGTCCTGTACCTGCATTATTCATTGCGTCTGAACTCTCAGCCGCAGCGCGATCTAAACGCTCTAAGATTTCGATTTTTAGGTTCGGATTTAATTCTTTTAGTAAGATCCCAAGCGTAGCGCTCATGATTCCAGCTCCTACCAAAACAACATCAACCTCAGATTTTTGTATACTTGACATTATATCGAATATTTATTTATATGCAAAATTAATTTTTATCTACAGGAAAAACAGTTTTTTCATGCTAAATTTTTAAAAAAGAACGAATTAAATCGCATTGCGTCCCATATAATCTTGTAAAATGATGGTGGCTGCGATTTCGTCAATCAAAGCTTTGTTCTGTCTTTGTTTTTTCCTTAAGCCACTATCAATCATGGTTTGAAAGGCCATTTTAGAGGTAAAGCGCTCGTCAATACGCTCCACAGGCATCGTGGGAAAAGTCTTAGTAAAGGCAGCAATAAACTCATTTAAAATTGGCGTTACCTCTGAGGGCTCATTATTCAAGCGCTTCGGTTCACCAATAATTACTCGATCTACTTTTTCCTTCTGAAAATAATCTTTCAAAAAAGACATTAATTCACTGGTAGACACCGTAGTTAAGCCTGATGCAATAATTTGCAACTCATCTGTTACAGCGATACCGGTTCTTTTTTGACCAAAATCAATAGCTAGTAAACGTCCCATTTTAGTAAGTAAATGTCCCGTATGTGGATTGAATCGTTAATTTCTTATCTGCTGAAGCTTCTACACGTCCGACAATTTGTGCTCTTACATTAAATGACTGAGCCAATGCAATGATATCATCCGCAATAGCAGGATTTACGTATAATTCCATGCGGTGTCCACAGTTGAATACCTGATACATTTCTTTCCAATCTGTTTTGGATTGTTCTTGTATCAATTGAAACAAAGGAGGTACTTCAAATAAATTGTCTTTGATAATATGTAGGTGATCTACAAAGTGTAAAATTTTAGTTTGTGCTCCACCACTACAGTGAATCATACCGTGTACATCATCCGCTTTATATTGATCTAAAATCGCTTTGATGATTGGCGCGTAGGTTCTCGTTGGCGATAGTACTAATTTACCCGCGTCGATAGGCGCATTGGCAACAGCATCTGTCAACTGAACTTTTCCAGAATATACTAATTCTTCTGGAACAGACGAATCATAACTTTCAGGATATTTAGCAGCTAAAGAATGATCAAATACATCATGACGTGCAGAAGTAAGTCCGTTGCTTCCCATTCCTCCATTATACCCTTTCTCGTAGGTTGCTTGTCCAAAAGATTCCAATCCGACAATAACATCGCCCGCTTGGATATTGGCATTGTCAATTACATCACTGCGTTTCATACGCGCTGTAACCGTAGAATCCACGATAATTGTACGTACTAAATCTCCCACATCCGCTGTTTCTCCACCTGTAGAGTGAATCGTTACACCAAATGATTTTAATTCTTCAATTAGTTCTTCTGTTCCGTTGATGATAGCCGAAATCACTTCACCTGGAACTAGATTTTTATTACGTCCAATTGTGCTAGACAACAAGATATTATCTGTTGCACCTACACACAATAAATCGTCAATATTCATAATCAAGGCATCTTGAGCAATGCCTTTCCAAACAGAAATGTCTCCTGTTTCTTTCCAGTACATATAAGCTAATGACGATTTTGTTCCTGCTCCATCCGCATGCATAATCAAACAATATTCCTCATCCCCTGTTAAGTGATCGGGAATAATTTTACAGAATGCTTTAGGAAACAATCCTTTATCTATGTTCTTTATTGCATTGTGAACATCTTCTTTCTCAGCAGAAACTCCGCGAAGCGCGTATCTATTACTTGAACTCATAAATAGTGTGTTGTTTGTGCAAATTTAATGCGAATGTTATTGTAAAACAAAGCTTTTTACATTAACATTTTTTTACCTCTTTTTTATTTATTTTTTAAACAATTGGAAAACAAAAAAATCTACTAAGTTGAATTAGTAGATTCTTTTTCTTAAATTTCTTGAAGAAGCTCAATTAATCGATCGATCTCTTCTTTCGTATTTTCATGGCTGAATGACAATCTTAGGCTTGGTTTTTTCAAATCCTCCTCGTTTAAGAACTGTGCTAAAACGTGCGAAGGTTTTTGACTTCCCGACTGACATGCGCTACCTCTTGATACCGCAATCCCCTTCATGTCCAATTGAAACAACATCATGGCTGCTTTTTCTTGTGTCATGGGTAAAAGTACATTCAGAATATTGTAGAATCCTGTGCTATTTCCGTTGAATTTAACTTCTGGGTATACTTCCTTCAAACGCGTTTGACAATACGCTTTGATGTTGGCAATGTAGGCACTTTCTTCTTCTAACAAATCATACGCCATGTCTAAAGCCTTAGCCATCCCAACAACTTGGTGTACTCCTTCCGTACCTGCACGCAGTCCTTTTTCTTGCTCTCCACCGTAAATAACAGGTTTCAAAACATTTTTCTTGCGGATAAAAGCAAATCCAATGCCTTTAGGTCCGTGAAATTTATGTGCACTCGCCACGATAAAATCAATGGGTAACGCACTTAAATCAATTCTTTTCTTTCCTACAGATTGTACAGTATCACAGTGAAACAAAGCCTCGTGTGTTACACACAACTGAGCCACTCGTTCCAAATCTAATTCCGTTCCCACCTCATTGTTGACGT contains the following coding sequences:
- a CDS encoding AIR synthase related protein, with product MSSSNRYALRGVSAEKEDVHNAIKNIDKGLFPKAFCKIIPDHLTGDEEYCLIMHADGAGTKSSLAYMYWKETGDISVWKGIAQDALIMNIDDLLCVGATDNILLSSTIGRNKNLVPGEVISAIINGTEELIEELKSFGVTIHSTGGETADVGDLVRTIIVDSTVTARMKRSDVIDNANIQAGDVIVGLESFGQATYEKGYNGGMGSNGLTSARHDVFDHSLAAKYPESYDSSVPEELVYSGKVQLTDAVANAPIDAGKLVLSPTRTYAPIIKAILDQYKADDVHGMIHCSGGAQTKILHFVDHLHIIKDNLFEVPPLFQLIQEQSKTDWKEMYQVFNCGHRMELYVNPAIADDIIALAQSFNVRAQIVGRVEASADKKLTIQSTYGTFTY
- a CDS encoding catalase, translating into MENKKLTTASGRPYVEHENSMTAGERGPVLLQDYILHEKMAHFNRERIPERVVHAKGSGAYGTFTVTNDITPYTKAKLFSEVGKQTKVFLRFSTVGGEKGSADSERDPRGFALRFYTEDGNWDVVGNNTPVFFIKDAKKFSDFIHTQKRHPQTNLKSATMMWDFWSLNPESLHQVLILMSDRGTPYGYRHMNGYGSHTFSMINAENERVYVKFHFKTAQGIKNLTGPEADQMRTADMDYAQRDLFEHIEKGAFPKWNLKIQVMTEAESRVAKVNPFDVTKVWPHKDYPLVDVGVLELNENPQNYFQDVEQAAFAPTHIVDGIGFSPDRMLQGRILSYPDAQRYRLGANYEQIPVNRCPFATNNYQRDGAMRIDGNGGSEPNYYPNSFDNIVVDQSYKEPALDLGEHVVADHYDRNGVGEDDHFTQPGNLYRIMTEEAKANTVSNIVGAMSGIDGPKREEIIFRQLCHWFRADADLGMRIAKGLQVDVSQFMK
- the ruvX gene encoding Holliday junction resolvase RuvX — encoded protein: MGRLLAIDFGQKRTGIAVTDELQIIASGLTTVSTSELMSFLKDYFQKEKVDRVIIGEPKRLNNEPSEVTPILNEFIAAFTKTFPTMPVERIDERFTSKMAFQTMIDSGLRKKQRQNKALIDEIAATIILQDYMGRNAI
- a CDS encoding malate:quinone oxidoreductase, with amino-acid sequence MSSIQKSEVDVVLVGAGIMSATLGILLKELNPNLKIEILERLDRAAAESSDAMNNAGTGHSAFCELNYTPEKADGSIDATKAISIVEQFEVSRQFWSYLVKKNVLKDPRKFINSVPHMSFVWGKDNVSFLEKRYNELQKYPLFHGMEFSKEEDQIKTWAPLLMEERKLDDVYAATYMPIGTDVNFGELTREIFDHLTTEDGVNVHFNNQVTDIKRKGDKWSITAKDEKTGEQRKVKAKFVFVGAGGGAILLLQKADIPESKGYGGFPVGGEWLVCSNPKIVQKHMAKVYGKASVGAPPMSVPHLDTRFIDGKHSLLFGPYAGFSTKFLKRGSNLDLFKSLELNNIGPMLGAGMRNLDLTKYLIGQVLQSDKSRYEALREYFPDAQEEDWKVEHAGQRVQVIKRDKDGKGILQFGTEVVNAADGSIAALLGASPGASTATAIMLKLLANCFPTEFNSPEWKSKFKEMIPSYGLKLNEHPEMVADIRENCSKVLRIFPNN
- a CDS encoding cysteine desulfurase family protein: MKQIYLDNAATTSVRPEVIEEMVNVLRNDFGNPSSTYSIGRHAKALIEGARKTIAKQFNVNSSEIIFTSCGTEGNNWILQSAVRDLGVKRIITTQLEHHAVLNTVKHLAQVYGIEVVCLTINPNSEIDYVQLENLLQEDTKTLVSLMHVNNEVGTELDLERVAQLCVTHEALFHCDTVQSVGKKRIDLSALPIDFIVASAHKFHGPKGIGFAFIRKKNVLKPVIYGGEQEKGLRAGTEGVHQVVGMAKALDMAYDLLEEESAYIANIKAYCQTRLKEVYPEVKFNGNSTGFYNILNVLLPMTQEKAAMMLFQLDMKGIAVSRGSACQSGSQKPSHVLAQFLNEEDLKKPSLRLSFSHENTKEEIDRLIELLQEI